A stretch of DNA from Granulicella pectinivorans:
CTTATCGCCGACCATAAAATGCTGCCCGGAGTGGTCATCAACCCCGCGACGACGGTGGAAAATATCGTGGAAGTCCTTCCGATGGTTCACTATGTGCTCGTCATGAGCGTGAACCCGGGGTTCGGTGGCCAGAAGTTCCTGCCCCGCTCCGTGGACCGCATTCGTCACCTCGCCCGCCTGCGCCAGGAGATGGGATTGAACTTTCGCATCGAAGTCGACGGTGGAGTGGCTCACGATACGGTCGCTTCCGTCGTCGAAGCAGGAGCGGACATGCTCGTTGCGGGCTCTGCCGTCTTCCAAAAGGGCCGTACCGAAGAGAATGCGCGGGACTTTCTGCGCGTCGCCCGCGAAGCCGAAGCGCTGCGGAGTTTCTCGGCATAGGGCTTAGAATAAAAAGATGTCCCGTGTACGAGTACCGGACAGCCGATTTGAGATTTTCACGAGGTTCCGAGTTGATGGCGAAGCGAGCATTTTTTCCAACCGTACGGGCAGGTCTCTCTGCCGGACTCCTGATTGCCGCCTTGATGGCGCCTTCGTTGCTGCATGGCCAGGTCACCGGCTCCTCGACCACGGGCGTTGACCAGAAGGGCCAGCCGACCGAGACCGTCACCGTCGCAGCCCCGCTCCAGAAGCAGAAGAAGGAAAAGGTCGTCCAGTCCAAGGACACCAAGCGCTTCATCAGCAAGACGAAGAAGGTCCAGACCTCGCTGGAGGGCAAGGACACCAAACTGCCCGACAAGCAGCTCTACGACAAGGCGCAGATCGCCATCAAGAAGGGCCGCTTCGACATCGCCCGTCTCGACCTGCAGACGCTGCTGAACACCTACCCCGACTCTGAGTACCAGATGCGCTCGAAACTCGCCATCGCCGACTCCTGGTACAAGGAAGGCGGTAGCGCGGCGCTGACCCAGGCCGAGCAGGAGTACAAGGACTTCATCACCTTCTTCCCCAACGCGCCCGAGGCCGCTGAAGCCCAGATGCGCGTCGGCGACATCTACTTCCGGCAGATGGACAAGCCCGACCGCGACTACGCGAAGGCCGTTCACGCCGAAGAAGAGTATCGCCTGATGCTGCAGCAGTTCCCGGAGTCGAAGCTGGTGCCGCAGGCCAAGCAGCGCCTGCGCGAGGTGCAGGAAGTGCTCGCCACGCGTGAGTCCGACATCGCCGCGTTCTACTCCACGCGCGATAACTGGCCCGCCACCATCGCCCGTTACCAGACGGTCGAGGACACCTATCCTCTCTACAGCCACATGGACGACGTGCTCGTTGCACTGGGCGATGCCTGGGCCGCCGAGGCCCGCTACGTTCGCACGCTGAAGCAGCTTCCCGAAGCGGCGAAAGCCAACCTTGAGCGGATCTACGACGACCGCTCCTCTGCCGCATATCGCAAGGTCGTTCTCGAACACTCCGCCTCCGCCCACGTCGAGGATGCGAAGGACCGCCTGGCCGCGATGAACCTTCCGATCCCGACGCCGACCGCGGAGCAGATCGCCGCCTCGAACGCGCTCGAAAACAGCCGTGGACAGTACACCCTCTTCGGCCGTACCAAGCTCCTCGTGCTGCATACGCCGGACGTCATCGCCACGGCGCGGGACGGTGAGCCCACACTGGCGGATCCTGCTGCGACGCTGGCGCCCGCCATTCGCAAGACCATCATCTCGGACTTCGAAACGTCGATGAACCCGAACGCTCCCAAGCCTGCCGCACCGGTCGCCAGCAGCGCATCGACTCCCGCGACGGATGCCTCCGCAGCACCCGCTCCTGCCGCACCCGTAGCACCGCTCACGCTCAGCGACGTCCCTGCCGCTGGCGCATCGGGCTCCTCCTCGGATGCGGCGATTACGACCGTCGTTCCCGCGAGCGGTTCGGGTGCCCCTTCCGGCAGCTCCGCCGGCGTTGAAATCGTGCAGCCCGCAGCGGAACGCCGCACCGTCGACACCGGCGGCCTGCCAAGCGCACGTCCCGCGAACGCCGAGGCTCTTCCCGCCATCGAGAAGCCCGCAGCCGCTCCGGATGCCATCAACGACATCAAGCCCGGACAGGCACCCGCCGCCCAGGATGGTGCCGCCAATGGCAAGAACAAGAAGCCCGAGTTCGACAAGAGCGACGAGTCTTCGAGCAAGCACAAGAAGAAGAAGGGGCTGAAGAAGCTCGATCCGCTTCCACAGTAAAGAAAACTCACTATCAAAAAAAGGGATGCGGCCAAATCAGCCGCATCCCTTTCGTCCGTTTGGCCCACTCCGCGTCTACGAGGCCATCCACCCGCGATCCCCGCGCGCAAAACCGGCATGTGGTCCATGGACAAAGCGCCCAGCCTCCACGCTCCAGCGCATCTGCTGCACGGTCATCCGCTGCCGTCCGTCAAGATCGATCAGGTTCCAGCCATTGGGCTCGATCCGCGTTCGCGTCGAGACCGCCGTGCCGGCATGCGCCACCACAGCCGCATACGGTACTCCTGCCTCACGCGTACTGGTTACCATCGCTTGTCCTGCATGCAGATGACCCGAGAGGAACAGGTCCACGTGGCAGTCTGAGAAGGCCTTGATGGCCATCTTCGCGCGCGCGATCGTGGCGTTCTCCCGGTCCTGAAGGGGCAGGTCGATGGGATGATGGGTGACGACAACCCGGACCGTATTCTCCTGCGTCTCCCCCAGTTGCCCGCACGCCAGCGCAACCTGCCGGCGGTTGATGCGGCCATCCTTGCGCTCGAGACGACGCACCGTACTGATCCCAGCAATCGCCAGCCCATCCACCTGCAGAAAGGGCGTCAGATCGTTCGCGATGTATTGCCGGTAGCGCTTCAGCGGCCGCGCCATGCGGTCGATCAGATTTGTCGCCGACACATCGTGGTTCCCCGGCACGATCAACGTCGGCACCTTCGGCAACTCGGCCAGAAACGCTCGCGCCTTGCGGAACTGCCCCTTGCGCGCCCTCTGGGTCAGGTCTCCCGACACAACGATCGCATCCGGCTTCGCTTCCGCCAATGCAAGCAGAAGGCCATCGACGAGATCGCTATCCTCGCGCCCGAAGTGAACGTCCGAGATGTGCGCCAGACGCGTCATGGAACCAGCACCTGCAGCACGCCGGGTCGCGTCCGGTAGTGCAGCGGGCTGCTCAGCCTCACTACCTCGCCATCGAGCGCGACGTGCCCTCTGCGCCTTCCGTGCTCCACCGTAAACGACTCCACGCAATGGGCCTCGAAGTACGGGCTCTCCCTTACCTTGTGACGGAGCGCCGCGAGGGTCAGCCGCAGCAGCGACAGGCGCGTCGCTCCCGGAGCCATGTAGACGTAAAGACGTCCGCTATTGAGCCGCTCACGCGTGCCCGCCTCTACGCCCTCCATCGTGTACTCGTTGTTGCCCACGAACACGAACGGCGTCGTCCGCATCAGCTTCTCGCCGTTGGCCAACGTCACGCGCACCTTCAAATGCCGAAACCGCAGGAACTGACGGAAGCTCGCCACCAGTAGCGACACCCACTTGTTCCACCCGACTTTCTTCAGACGCTCGCGCTGCAGCACCATGCCCGGATAGAAGCCAATGGAGGAGTTGTTCACGAAGATGCGTCCATTCACCTCGCCCGCATCCACGGCCCTGGTCACGCCTGCGCCGATCACCTTGGCCGCACCTTCGAGCGTGAGCGGCAGCTTCATATCCTTGGCGAAGTGATTCAGTGTTCCCACCGGCAGTACGCCGAAGACCGCATCCGGGTGTTTCGCCACAATCGCGGCAGCCACGCAGTTGACTGTGCCGTCGCCTCCTGCGGCAACGATCGCCGTACCGCAGGAGGCTGCATAGTCGATGATGGCCGGCAGGTTGATATACCGATTCAGAATCCTGACCTGGCACTCCACCTCGGCGTCGCGAAAGGCCTGCTCGATGTCGGCACGCGCACGCGCCGTTCCGGAGCGCTCATTGAGAAAAACCAGTGCTGCCGGCATCTGTCGTACTCCGTTGTCCGTTCCGTATACCAACCGGGAACCCACAACTCATCTTAGTATTCGCGACGCTCGCGGGCACGGACACCCTTCTTCACACGGACATGGTTGGCGATCGCACCGCCACCCGCGCCGACACCGGCACCGATGAGCGCACCTTTGGGTCCGCCGAGAAGACCACCCACCACGGCGCCACCGACTGCCGAGCCTACAACAATCTTCGCGCCGGTATGGTGGCGATGGTCGCGCGCACGCTGCGAGGCGACAGCACGGCGGTGGCGGTGGGCATAACTCTGGGAGACACCGGAAAGCGGCATCAGTGTCATCCCGGCAAGAGCAATCATGGCAGCAGAGCGTTTAAGAAACGTCATTCATCCTCCAAAGGAAAAAGTGCAACACACCATTGGATGCGCCAAGTGCCTGAGATGCAGGAAGATCCCGCACAATCGCTGAGATTGCAACGCGAATGCAACATCGGAGAGTTACCGTGGAGGGATGCGCAAACTCCTGTTGAGTGCCCTAGCCCTCGCCCTGCTCGCCCCTGCTGCCCACTCCCAGGCCTACGAGGCCAAGCCCAAGCTCGTGGTCCTTCTCGTGATCGACCAGTTCCGCGGCGATTACCTCGAGCGCTATCGCACCGACCTGAAGGCCACCAACGGCTTCAACCTCTTCCTGAAGAAGGGCGCCTACTTCACGAGTTGCTACTACGACTACGCGAGCACCAAGACCGCCCCCGGACACGCCACCATCGGCACCGGCACCTATACCGACGGACACGGCATCGGCTCCAATGAGTGGTGGGACCTGAAGCGCAATACCGATCGTGTCGTCTCATCGGTCGAGGATGAACGCTATCGCATGGTTGGCACCTTCGACGATCTGCCCGTGCCTCCTCCGCCTGCCATCAGTCCACGCGACAACCGCATCGGCGCCTCGCCGCTCAACCTGCGCGTCACCACCTTCGGCGATGAAGTGCGTCTCGCTACCGCCGGTGAGTCGAAGCTCTACGGTGTCTCATTGAAGGACCGCGCCGCCATCCTCCCTGCGGGCCAGACCGCCAACGGAGCCTTCTGGATCGACACCGCAACAGGCCGCTTCGTGACCTCCAGCTTCTACATGCCGGAGCTCCCTGCCTGGGCGACCGCCTTCAACAAAGGCCCACGCATCGCGCAGGCCGCGAAGGAAGCAGGCGTCGACGATACCGCGCAGTTCTATGCGCTGGTTGGCCGCACCTCTGCCGCCAATCGCTACGAACTCGACTTCGCCCGGGCGCTCATCGAAGGCGAAAAGCTGGGCCAGCACCCCGTCACCGACGTTTTAACCGTGAGCCTCTCAGCCAACGACATCCTCGGTCATCAGATGGGCCCCGACTCCGACACGCAGAAGGCGATGGTCGTTGACCTCGACAAGGATCTCGATGCCTTCTTCACCTATCTCGACAAGAAGATCGGCCTCGGCAATGTGATGGTCGCCTTCACCGCCGACCACGGCATCGCGCCCGTCCCGGCTGAGGCCGCGCGTCTTGGCATCGCGGCCGGCATCATCAACCTCGATACGCTTGCCGAGAAGCTCAACGAATCTCTCAACACAAAGTTCTCCCCCGGCAAGGAGACCGCCTACCTGATGCCCACGCAGGAGCTGCCTAACATCGCCCTCGACCCACGCCCCTTCGCGAAGCTGAAGGTCAGCGAGAAGGACGCCGAAGCAGCCGTCGTCGAGGCCCTGCCCGGCATCATCGAGAGCATGGGCGCGCCCAAGTCCGCACCCAACAACGCAGCCACGCCCGAAGGCACGCGCAAGTACGCCGACGCGCGTCTCGCACCCGACCCCGCCGCCGTCTTTATTCGCTCGCATGTGGACCTCGCCGCGGGCAAGGTACCCAACACCGAGTTCGGCCGTCGCATCGCCCATAGCTACACCGATCACGGCGACTGGTACGTCATGCTCATCCCCGCCGGCTACCAGATGGAGTATCTCAACGGCATCCAGACGACGCACTACTCGCCCTGGAGCTACGACCGCCACGTCCCACTCGGCTTCTTTGGCGTCAACTTTGTCAGCGGCATCTATCGCGACCAGGTAGCACCCGTCGATATCGCGCCCACGGTGACTTCGCTGCTCGGCGTCAATGCGCCGTCGGCAAGCATCGGTCATGTCCTGGTGGAGGCGATCCGCAAATAGGCCTGTGTCGAGCCTATTTCCACACCGGCTCAAGAGGTGGCAGAGCAAAGGTAAAGAGGTCATTGCCCGCGGCAATCGCGAAGTACTGCCTTCCCTCCACCGCATAGCTTATGGGCGAAGAATGCAGAGGCTGACCGGTGTTGAAGTGATAGAGCGGCGCGCCGGTCAGTCCATCCACGACCTCGAACTCCTCCGCATCATCCCCGAAGGCAACCAGCCCGGAAGCCGTGCTCATCACCCCTGCTGAGGATCGCCCCGGCCCGGTCTGCGGGCTGGTCCAGGCAAATGCATTCCTGATGGGGTCGTACGCCATCAGGATCTTCTTGCCGCGCTCTCCCGGCGGGCTCGACGCGCCGGTTGAGTAGTACGCCTTGCCCTCTTCAAACGCCTCCGTCTTCGCCTTCACCACGGAGCACTCATCGAACGCGATGAAGTAAAAAAGGTGCGTGCGTTCGCTGTACGTCGGCGAGTACCAGTTGGTACCGCCCGCATAGCTCGGGCACATTCGCGTGCCCTCTTTGCTCGGCTGCAGGTCCGTACGGA
This window harbors:
- the rpe gene encoding ribulose-phosphate 3-epimerase, whose translation is MVELAFSILASDFAHLADEVATAERGGGTIVHVDVMDGHFVPNITLGPPMVKSLRAATTLPLDCHLMIENPDQFIPAFAEAGADMISVHYEACRHLNRSLQLIADHKMLPGVVINPATTVENIVEVLPMVHYVLVMSVNPGFGGQKFLPRSVDRIRHLARLRQEMGLNFRIEVDGGVAHDTVASVVEAGADMLVAGSAVFQKGRTEENARDFLRVAREAEALRSFSA
- a CDS encoding outer membrane protein assembly factor BamD, with the translated sequence MAKRAFFPTVRAGLSAGLLIAALMAPSLLHGQVTGSSTTGVDQKGQPTETVTVAAPLQKQKKEKVVQSKDTKRFISKTKKVQTSLEGKDTKLPDKQLYDKAQIAIKKGRFDIARLDLQTLLNTYPDSEYQMRSKLAIADSWYKEGGSAALTQAEQEYKDFITFFPNAPEAAEAQMRVGDIYFRQMDKPDRDYAKAVHAEEEYRLMLQQFPESKLVPQAKQRLREVQEVLATRESDIAAFYSTRDNWPATIARYQTVEDTYPLYSHMDDVLVALGDAWAAEARYVRTLKQLPEAAKANLERIYDDRSSAAYRKVVLEHSASAHVEDAKDRLAAMNLPIPTPTAEQIAASNALENSRGQYTLFGRTKLLVLHTPDVIATARDGEPTLADPAATLAPAIRKTIISDFETSMNPNAPKPAAPVASSASTPATDASAAPAPAAPVAPLTLSDVPAAGASGSSSDAAITTVVPASGSGAPSGSSAGVEIVQPAAERRTVDTGGLPSARPANAEALPAIEKPAAAPDAINDIKPGQAPAAQDGAANGKNKKPEFDKSDESSSKHKKKKGLKKLDPLPQ
- a CDS encoding metallophosphoesterase family protein translates to MTRLAHISDVHFGREDSDLVDGLLLALAEAKPDAIVVSGDLTQRARKGQFRKARAFLAELPKVPTLIVPGNHDVSATNLIDRMARPLKRYRQYIANDLTPFLQVDGLAIAGISTVRRLERKDGRINRRQVALACGQLGETQENTVRVVVTHHPIDLPLQDRENATIARAKMAIKAFSDCHVDLFLSGHLHAGQAMVTSTREAGVPYAAVVAHAGTAVSTRTRIEPNGWNLIDLDGRQRMTVQQMRWSVEAGRFVHGPHAGFARGDRGWMAS
- a CDS encoding diacylglycerol/lipid kinase family protein, with the protein product MPAALVFLNERSGTARARADIEQAFRDAEVECQVRILNRYINLPAIIDYAASCGTAIVAAGGDGTVNCVAAAIVAKHPDAVFGVLPVGTLNHFAKDMKLPLTLEGAAKVIGAGVTRAVDAGEVNGRIFVNNSSIGFYPGMVLQRERLKKVGWNKWVSLLVASFRQFLRFRHLKVRVTLANGEKLMRTTPFVFVGNNEYTMEGVEAGTRERLNSGRLYVYMAPGATRLSLLRLTLAALRHKVRESPYFEAHCVESFTVEHGRRRGHVALDGEVVRLSSPLHYRTRPGVLQVLVP
- a CDS encoding alkaline phosphatase family protein, which codes for MRKLLLSALALALLAPAAHSQAYEAKPKLVVLLVIDQFRGDYLERYRTDLKATNGFNLFLKKGAYFTSCYYDYASTKTAPGHATIGTGTYTDGHGIGSNEWWDLKRNTDRVVSSVEDERYRMVGTFDDLPVPPPPAISPRDNRIGASPLNLRVTTFGDEVRLATAGESKLYGVSLKDRAAILPAGQTANGAFWIDTATGRFVTSSFYMPELPAWATAFNKGPRIAQAAKEAGVDDTAQFYALVGRTSAANRYELDFARALIEGEKLGQHPVTDVLTVSLSANDILGHQMGPDSDTQKAMVVDLDKDLDAFFTYLDKKIGLGNVMVAFTADHGIAPVPAEAARLGIAAGIINLDTLAEKLNESLNTKFSPGKETAYLMPTQELPNIALDPRPFAKLKVSEKDAEAAVVEALPGIIESMGAPKSAPNNAATPEGTRKYADARLAPDPAAVFIRSHVDLAAGKVPNTEFGRRIAHSYTDHGDWYVMLIPAGYQMEYLNGIQTTHYSPWSYDRHVPLGFFGVNFVSGIYRDQVAPVDIAPTVTSLLGVNAPSASIGHVLVEAIRK